In one Bordetella pertussis 18323 genomic region, the following are encoded:
- a CDS encoding NAD(P)/FAD-dependent oxidoreductase, translating to MNPDRLLGEPLRLPDSLWAATAPAAPALPSLDGRHAADVLIIGAGFTGLSAAIRLCREGRRVIVLDAAEPGWGASGRNNGQVIAGLKQDPEVIETLYPGEAGRRLVRFGSEAPGVVFRLIDEFGIDCAAGNKGWIQPAFTRSGLRAVERRCQAWGERGVATRLLQADELARLLGTPRYRLGWLDPRGGHVQPLAYARGLARVALSLGATICGGARVEALRREAGQWLARCQAGEARAPSVIVATGGYADRLVPGLRTSIVPVRTAQVATRVLPEAMRREILPQGHVSSDTRQLLTSFRLSPDGRLVMGGAGATAGLEHARIVPFLHRAGAELFAHLGKLDWEYHWSGYFAVTTDHLPHVHEPAAGMHVSLGCNGRGIAISTALDIELAERVLGAPAESLSVPVSDL from the coding sequence ATGAATCCCGACCGACTGCTGGGCGAACCCTTGCGGTTGCCCGATTCATTGTGGGCGGCCACCGCGCCGGCGGCGCCGGCGCTCCCGTCCCTGGACGGGCGCCATGCCGCCGACGTGCTGATCATCGGCGCCGGGTTCACCGGCCTGTCGGCCGCCATACGCCTGTGCCGCGAAGGCAGGCGGGTGATCGTGCTGGATGCGGCCGAGCCCGGCTGGGGGGCGTCCGGGCGCAACAACGGGCAGGTGATCGCCGGCCTGAAGCAGGATCCCGAGGTAATCGAGACGCTCTACCCGGGCGAGGCCGGCCGCCGGCTGGTGCGCTTCGGCAGCGAGGCGCCGGGCGTCGTATTCAGGCTGATCGACGAATTCGGCATCGATTGCGCCGCCGGCAACAAGGGCTGGATCCAGCCCGCGTTCACCCGCAGCGGCCTGCGCGCGGTCGAGCGCCGTTGCCAGGCCTGGGGCGAACGTGGCGTGGCCACGCGCCTGCTGCAGGCCGACGAATTGGCGCGCCTGCTGGGCACGCCGCGCTATCGGCTGGGCTGGTTGGATCCGCGCGGCGGCCATGTGCAGCCCCTGGCCTACGCGCGTGGCCTGGCGCGCGTGGCCCTGTCGCTGGGCGCGACGATCTGCGGCGGCGCGCGTGTCGAGGCGTTGCGCCGCGAAGCCGGGCAATGGCTGGCACGCTGCCAGGCCGGCGAGGCCAGGGCGCCCAGCGTGATCGTGGCCACCGGCGGCTATGCCGACCGGCTGGTGCCGGGCCTGCGCACGTCCATCGTGCCGGTACGCACGGCGCAGGTCGCCACGCGTGTGCTGCCCGAGGCGATGCGCCGCGAGATCCTGCCGCAGGGGCACGTGTCCAGCGATACGCGCCAGCTGCTGACCTCCTTCCGGCTGTCTCCGGACGGCCGCCTGGTGATGGGGGGCGCTGGCGCGACCGCGGGCCTGGAGCACGCACGCATCGTGCCGTTCCTGCATCGCGCGGGCGCGGAGCTGTTCGCGCACCTGGGCAAGCTGGATTGGGAGTACCACTGGAGCGGCTACTTCGCGGTCACCACCGATCACCTGCCGCATGTGCACGAGCCCGCCGCGGGCATGCACGTTTCGCTGGGGTGCAACGGCCGCGGCATCGCCATTTCGACCGCGCTGGACATCGAGCTGGCCGAGCGGGTGCTGGGCGCGCCGGCCGAATCGCTGTCGGTGCCGGTGAGCGATCTGTGA
- a CDS encoding 4-oxalocrotonate tautomerase codes for MPTVRVELSPGRSAEQKTRYMQEVTRLTVEILKCPVESVDVIFIEIPPTEWAHGGKFYAQPPA; via the coding sequence ATGCCCACCGTACGCGTCGAACTCTCCCCCGGCCGCAGCGCCGAACAGAAAACCCGCTATATGCAGGAAGTCACGCGCCTGACGGTGGAGATCCTCAAGTGCCCGGTCGAAAGCGTGGATGTCATCTTCATCGAAATCCCGCCGACCGAATGGGCCCACGGCGGAAAGTTCTACGCCCAGCCCCCGGCTTGA
- the rimO gene encoding 30S ribosomal protein S12 methylthiotransferase RimO: MSSPKVGFVSLGCPKALVDSERILTQLRTEGYEVTPEYNDADVVVVNTCGFIDSAKAESLEAIGEAIAENGKVIVTGCMGVEESVIRQVHPSVLAVTGPQQYEEVVRAVHGVAPPRQDHNPYLDLVPPQGVKLTPRHYAYLKISEGCNHRCSFCIIPSMRGDLVSRPVGDVLSEAERLVRAGVKELLVISQDTSAYGVDIKYRSGFWNGRPVKTRMTELCAALSELGVWTRLHYVYPYPHVDEVIGLMADGKVLPYLDIPFQHASPRILRAMKRPAFEDKTLARIKRWREECPDLTLRSTFIVGFPGETEEDFQYLLDWMSEAQLDRVGCFQYSPVEGAPANTLDNPVPDEVKQERWERFMEHQQAISTARLSTRVGREIDVLIDSVDEEGAVGRSSADAPEIDGCVYVDSEQPLKAGDMVRVRVTDSDEYDLWGERIA, encoded by the coding sequence ATGTCTTCCCCCAAAGTCGGCTTCGTCAGCCTCGGCTGTCCCAAGGCCCTGGTCGATTCCGAACGCATCCTGACCCAGCTTCGCACCGAAGGCTACGAGGTCACGCCCGAATACAACGACGCCGATGTCGTGGTGGTCAACACCTGTGGCTTCATCGACAGCGCCAAGGCCGAATCGCTCGAAGCGATCGGCGAGGCGATCGCCGAGAACGGCAAGGTCATCGTGACCGGCTGCATGGGCGTGGAAGAATCCGTCATCCGGCAGGTGCATCCCAGCGTGCTGGCCGTGACCGGACCGCAGCAGTACGAGGAAGTGGTGCGCGCGGTGCACGGCGTGGCGCCGCCCCGCCAGGACCACAACCCATACCTGGACCTGGTCCCGCCGCAAGGCGTCAAGCTGACGCCGCGCCATTATGCCTACCTGAAGATTTCCGAAGGCTGCAACCATCGCTGCAGCTTCTGCATCATTCCCTCCATGCGCGGCGACCTGGTGAGCCGGCCGGTGGGCGACGTGCTCAGCGAGGCCGAGCGGCTGGTGCGGGCCGGCGTCAAGGAACTGCTGGTCATCTCGCAGGACACCAGCGCCTATGGCGTGGACATCAAGTACCGCAGCGGTTTCTGGAATGGGCGGCCGGTCAAGACGCGCATGACCGAGCTGTGCGCCGCGCTGTCCGAGCTGGGCGTGTGGACCCGCCTGCATTACGTCTATCCGTATCCGCACGTGGACGAAGTGATCGGCCTGATGGCCGACGGCAAGGTGCTGCCCTATCTGGACATCCCGTTCCAGCATGCCAGCCCGCGCATCCTGCGCGCCATGAAGCGCCCGGCGTTCGAGGACAAGACGCTGGCGCGCATCAAGCGCTGGCGCGAAGAGTGCCCCGACCTGACGCTGCGCTCGACCTTCATCGTGGGCTTTCCGGGCGAGACCGAGGAAGACTTCCAGTACCTGCTGGACTGGATGAGCGAAGCCCAGCTCGACCGCGTCGGCTGTTTCCAGTACTCGCCGGTCGAAGGCGCGCCGGCCAACACGCTCGACAATCCCGTGCCGGACGAGGTCAAGCAGGAGCGCTGGGAGCGCTTCATGGAACACCAGCAAGCCATCTCCACCGCGCGCCTGAGCACGCGGGTAGGCCGGGAGATCGACGTGCTGATCGACAGCGTGGACGAAGAAGGCGCGGTCGGCCGCTCCAGCGCCGACGCGCCGGAGATCGACGGCTGCGTCTACGTCGACAGCGAGCAGCCGCTGAAGGCCGGCGACATGGTGCGGGTGCGCGTCACCGACTCCGACGAGTACGACCTCTGGGGCGAGCGGATCGCCTGA
- a CDS encoding ferritin-like domain-containing protein translates to MSSILGVSDMEQSATQPHRAFAVDVKAIRAKVRRDIESGAVTEGYRADRATVLRLLNEALATEVVCWLRYKRHAFMARGLSAEPVAAEFAEHAAEEQGHADRLAERIVQLGGEPDLSPVGLLERSHAEYVEGKDLKDMIKENLIAERIAIDSYRQMVDYVGEADPTTRRLLEDILAMEEEHADDLSDLL, encoded by the coding sequence TTGTCTTCTATTTTGGGAGTCAGCGATATGGAACAGTCAGCCACCCAGCCACACCGCGCGTTCGCCGTCGATGTGAAGGCCATCCGGGCCAAGGTCCGCCGCGACATCGAGTCCGGCGCCGTGACCGAGGGATACCGCGCCGATCGCGCGACCGTGCTGCGCCTGCTCAACGAAGCCCTGGCCACCGAAGTGGTCTGTTGGCTGCGCTACAAGCGCCACGCCTTCATGGCGCGCGGCTTGAGCGCCGAGCCGGTCGCCGCCGAATTCGCCGAGCATGCCGCCGAGGAACAGGGGCACGCCGACCGTCTGGCCGAACGCATCGTGCAGCTCGGCGGCGAGCCCGATCTCTCGCCGGTCGGCCTGCTCGAACGCAGCCACGCCGAATATGTGGAAGGCAAGGATCTCAAGGACATGATCAAGGAGAACCTCATCGCCGAACGCATCGCCATCGACAGCTATCGCCAGATGGTCGACTATGTCGGCGAGGCCGATCCGACCACGCGCCGGCTGCTGGAGGACATCCTCGCCATGGAAGAGGAGCACGCCGACGACCTGTCGGACCTTCTGTGA
- a CDS encoding TIGR00730 family Rossman fold protein → MKIQNICVYCGSNSGRQPEYIEHAQGFARELVKRGLGLVYGGASVGIMGAVADTVMAEGGRVIGIIPEALMKKELAHRGLTELHVVQSMHERKTLMAQKADGFVALPGGAGTLEEIFEIWTWAQLGMHQKPCGLLNIAGYYDLLGQFLNHTVDEAFMRPQHRAMLAIDHDPAALLDHFASYVAPTVSKWIAPGEH, encoded by the coding sequence ATGAAAATTCAGAACATCTGTGTGTACTGCGGCTCGAACAGCGGCCGCCAACCCGAGTACATCGAGCACGCGCAAGGCTTCGCACGCGAGCTGGTCAAGCGCGGCCTGGGACTGGTGTACGGCGGCGCCAGCGTCGGCATCATGGGCGCGGTGGCCGATACCGTGATGGCCGAAGGCGGCCGGGTCATCGGCATCATTCCCGAGGCGCTGATGAAGAAGGAGCTGGCGCACCGCGGCCTGACCGAACTGCATGTGGTGCAGTCGATGCACGAGCGCAAGACGCTGATGGCGCAGAAGGCCGACGGTTTCGTCGCCCTGCCCGGCGGCGCGGGCACGCTGGAAGAGATCTTCGAAATCTGGACCTGGGCGCAATTGGGCATGCACCAGAAGCCATGCGGCCTGCTCAATATCGCCGGCTATTACGACCTGCTGGGTCAGTTCCTGAATCACACGGTGGATGAAGCCTTCATGCGCCCGCAACATCGCGCCATGCTCGCCATCGACCACGACCCGGCAGCCCTGTTGGACCACTTCGCCAGCTACGTCGCGCCCACGGTTTCCAAGTGGATCGCGCCGGGCGAACACTGA
- a CDS encoding HAD hydrolase-like protein produces the protein MKYRLAAFDFDGTLADTLPWFESVMDGVADKYGFRKASAADKAQLRHRSTREIMAFLEVPVWKLPAIMAHVRQLMREIDPAVRMFAGVPAALAQLKAAGLRLAVCSSNSLDNVRRVLGPQTGALIDDYECGADLFGKPAKLARLMARHGVERTRCILIGDEMRDIDAARKAGVMAGSVAWGYNHVDALRARAPDEIFEQVADLAAVLAPGFPSFPPTP, from the coding sequence ATGAAATACCGGCTGGCCGCGTTCGATTTCGATGGCACGCTGGCCGATACCCTGCCCTGGTTCGAATCCGTCATGGACGGGGTAGCCGACAAGTACGGCTTCCGCAAGGCCAGCGCCGCCGACAAGGCGCAGCTGCGCCACCGCAGCACGCGCGAGATCATGGCGTTCCTGGAAGTGCCGGTCTGGAAGCTGCCGGCCATCATGGCCCATGTGCGCCAGCTGATGCGCGAGATCGATCCGGCGGTGCGCATGTTCGCCGGCGTGCCGGCCGCGCTCGCGCAACTGAAGGCGGCCGGCCTGCGCCTGGCCGTGTGCAGCTCGAACTCGCTCGACAACGTGCGCCGCGTGCTGGGTCCGCAGACCGGCGCGCTGATCGACGACTACGAATGCGGCGCCGACCTGTTCGGCAAGCCCGCCAAGCTGGCGCGCCTGATGGCCCGCCATGGCGTGGAGCGGACCCGCTGCATCCTGATCGGCGACGAAATGCGCGACATCGACGCCGCGCGCAAGGCCGGCGTGATGGCGGGCTCGGTGGCCTGGGGCTACAACCACGTCGACGCGCTGCGCGCCCGTGCGCCAGACGAAATCTTCGAGCAGGTGGCCGATCTGGCCGCCGTGCTCGCGCCCGGCTTTCCCTCCTTCCCACCGACGCCATGA
- a CDS encoding pyridoxamine 5'-phosphate oxidase family protein, with translation MSSDPTHRITDLDTLQARYGTPAPNSLTKEVDYLHPHYRAFVEAAPFVVLATSGPQGLDASPRGDGPGFVVIEDDRTLLLPDRRGNNRIDSLRNIVADPRVALLFLVPGVGETLRVNGQAEISVEPALLARFAVDGKPPRSVLRVRLETVFFQCSRAIVRSALWNPDARVDRASLPSAGQILGALSAGMLDGERYDRELPERVRATVY, from the coding sequence ATGAGCTCCGATCCCACGCATCGCATCACCGACCTCGACACCCTGCAGGCCCGGTACGGCACGCCGGCCCCGAACTCGCTGACCAAGGAAGTCGATTACCTGCACCCCCATTACCGCGCCTTCGTCGAAGCGGCGCCGTTCGTGGTGCTGGCCACCAGCGGCCCGCAGGGGCTGGACGCCTCGCCGCGCGGCGACGGCCCGGGTTTCGTCGTCATCGAGGACGACCGCACGCTGCTGCTGCCGGATCGACGCGGCAACAACCGCATCGACAGCCTGCGCAACATCGTGGCCGATCCGCGCGTGGCGTTGCTGTTCCTGGTGCCGGGGGTGGGCGAGACGCTGCGCGTGAACGGGCAGGCCGAGATCAGCGTCGAACCGGCGCTGCTGGCGCGCTTCGCGGTCGACGGCAAGCCGCCGCGCAGCGTGCTGCGCGTGCGCTTGGAAACGGTGTTCTTCCAGTGTTCGCGCGCCATCGTGCGGTCGGCGCTGTGGAACCCCGATGCCCGCGTGGACCGCGCCAGCCTGCCCAGCGCCGGCCAGATCCTCGGCGCGCTGAGCGCCGGGATGCTCGACGGCGAACGCTACGACCGCGAGCTGCCCGAGCGCGTGCGCGCGACGGTGTACTAG
- the fmt gene encoding methionyl-tRNA formyltransferase, which translates to MRLVFAGTPEFARIALDALLAAGHDVPLVLTQPDRPAGRGLKLTPSPVKQAALAAGIEVAQPRSLRLDGRYPDEAAAARAQLERVAPDVMVVAAYGLILPQWTLDLPRLGCLNIHASLLPRWRGAAPIQRAIEAGDAETGVTIMQMDAGLDTGDMLLERAVPIGAQQTAAQLHDELARVGGQAIVDALAALAQGGLAPRRQPDAGVTYAAKLYKAEAALDCSLPAAVLARRVRAFNPVPGATIRLPGLDDPVKVWRAQALEQAAGGTSGAVLRADAQGIDIATGQGVLRLLELQKAGGKRQPVDVFVRGWQP; encoded by the coding sequence ATGCGCCTTGTTTTCGCCGGCACTCCCGAATTCGCCCGTATCGCGCTCGATGCGCTGCTTGCCGCCGGCCACGACGTGCCGCTGGTGCTGACCCAGCCCGACCGGCCGGCTGGCCGCGGCCTGAAATTGACGCCCAGCCCGGTCAAGCAGGCGGCCCTGGCCGCCGGCATCGAGGTCGCCCAGCCGCGCAGCCTGCGGCTCGACGGCCGCTATCCGGACGAGGCGGCCGCCGCGCGCGCGCAACTGGAGCGCGTGGCGCCGGATGTCATGGTGGTGGCCGCCTACGGCCTGATCCTGCCGCAATGGACGCTGGACCTGCCGCGCCTGGGCTGCCTGAACATCCACGCCAGCCTGCTGCCGCGCTGGCGCGGCGCGGCGCCCATCCAGCGCGCCATCGAGGCGGGCGACGCCGAGACCGGCGTGACCATCATGCAGATGGACGCGGGCCTGGACACCGGCGACATGCTGCTGGAGCGCGCCGTGCCCATCGGCGCGCAGCAGACCGCCGCGCAATTGCACGACGAACTGGCCCGCGTGGGCGGGCAGGCCATCGTCGACGCGCTGGCCGCGCTGGCCCAGGGCGGCCTGGCGCCGCGCCGCCAGCCCGACGCCGGCGTGACCTACGCGGCCAAGCTGTACAAGGCCGAGGCGGCGCTCGACTGCAGCCTGCCGGCCGCGGTGCTGGCGCGCCGTGTGCGCGCTTTCAACCCCGTGCCGGGCGCGACCATCCGCCTGCCCGGCCTGGACGATCCGGTCAAGGTGTGGCGCGCCCAGGCGCTGGAGCAGGCTGCCGGCGGCACGTCCGGGGCCGTGTTGCGTGCCGATGCGCAAGGCATAGATATCGCCACCGGGCAGGGCGTGCTGCGCCTGCTGGAATTGCAGAAGGCCGGCGGCAAGCGCCAGCCGGTGGACGTCTTCGTGCGCGGCTGGCAGCCCTGA
- the def gene encoding peptide deformylase, with amino-acid sequence MALLSILRYPDPRLHKTAKPVAVVDDRIRQLVRDMADTMYDAPGVGLAATQVDVHERVVVIDVSEEGNDLRVLINPEITWKSDERQTYEEGCLSVPGIYDEVERAARIRCKALDQQGQPYEFEADGLLAVCVQHEIDHLDGKVFVEYLSNLKQNRIKTKLKKAEREAERA; translated from the coding sequence ATGGCTTTGCTTTCCATCCTTCGTTATCCCGACCCGCGCCTGCACAAGACGGCCAAGCCGGTCGCGGTGGTGGACGACCGCATCCGGCAGCTGGTTCGCGACATGGCCGACACCATGTACGATGCGCCGGGCGTCGGGCTGGCGGCCACCCAGGTCGACGTGCACGAGCGCGTCGTGGTGATCGACGTCTCGGAAGAGGGCAACGACCTGCGCGTGCTGATCAACCCCGAGATCACCTGGAAGAGCGACGAACGCCAGACCTACGAGGAAGGCTGTCTGTCGGTGCCCGGCATCTACGACGAGGTCGAGCGCGCCGCGCGCATCCGCTGCAAGGCGCTGGACCAGCAAGGCCAGCCCTACGAGTTCGAGGCCGACGGCCTGCTGGCCGTGTGCGTGCAGCACGAGATCGACCATCTCGATGGCAAGGTGTTCGTCGAATACCTGTCCAACCTCAAGCAGAACCGCATCAAGACCAAGCTCAAGAAGGCCGAGCGCGAGGCCGAGCGCGCCTAG
- the kynU gene encoding kynureninase, giving the protein MTTRQACLEADRRDPLAAFKDEFELPAGLIYLDGNSLGALPRGAAARAAQVIGQEWGQGLIRSWNTAGWFELPARLGNKLAGLIGAGQDEVVMTDSTSLNIFKALAAALRLAQRAAPQRKVIVSERDNFPTDLYMIQGMIDLLRQGYELRLVDAGLSLEQALDDDVAVVLLSHVNYRTGAMHDMAAVSRRAHARGALIIWDLAHAAGAVPVALDADGADFAVGCTYKYLNGGPGSPAFIWVAPRHRDDFWQPLSGWWGHRQPFEMADTYVPAQGIRRYLCGTQPIVSLATAECGLDIALRADIAQVRAKSLALGDRFIALVESRCADHPLTLATPREHARRGSHVSFLHPQGYAVMQALIARGVIGDYREPELLRFGLTPLYLSHADIWDAVEILREVLDTRAWDRPQYRERAAVT; this is encoded by the coding sequence ATGACGACGCGCCAGGCTTGCCTGGAGGCCGACCGCCGCGATCCGCTGGCCGCCTTCAAGGACGAGTTCGAACTGCCTGCCGGCCTGATCTACCTGGACGGCAATTCGCTGGGCGCGCTGCCCAGGGGGGCGGCGGCGCGCGCCGCGCAGGTCATCGGCCAGGAATGGGGGCAGGGCCTGATCCGCAGCTGGAACACCGCAGGCTGGTTCGAGCTGCCGGCGCGGCTGGGCAACAAGCTGGCCGGGCTGATCGGCGCCGGACAGGACGAGGTCGTCATGACCGACAGCACCTCGCTGAACATTTTCAAGGCGCTGGCCGCCGCCTTGCGGCTGGCGCAGCGCGCCGCGCCGCAGCGCAAGGTGATCGTGTCCGAGCGCGACAACTTCCCGACCGACCTGTACATGATCCAGGGCATGATAGACCTGCTGCGGCAGGGCTACGAACTGCGCCTGGTCGACGCCGGGCTGTCGCTGGAGCAGGCGCTGGACGACGACGTCGCCGTGGTGCTGCTCTCGCACGTGAACTACCGCACCGGCGCCATGCACGATATGGCCGCCGTCTCGCGGCGGGCGCATGCCCGCGGCGCGCTCATCATCTGGGACCTGGCGCACGCGGCCGGCGCCGTGCCCGTGGCGCTGGATGCCGATGGCGCGGACTTCGCCGTGGGCTGCACCTACAAGTACCTCAATGGCGGCCCGGGCTCGCCGGCCTTCATCTGGGTCGCGCCGCGCCATCGCGACGACTTCTGGCAGCCGCTGTCGGGCTGGTGGGGGCATCGCCAGCCGTTCGAAATGGCCGACACCTACGTGCCCGCGCAAGGCATACGCCGCTATCTGTGCGGCACCCAGCCGATTGTCTCGCTGGCCACCGCCGAATGCGGCCTGGATATCGCCCTGCGGGCCGATATCGCGCAGGTGCGCGCCAAGTCCCTGGCGCTGGGCGATCGGTTCATCGCGCTGGTGGAAAGCCGCTGCGCCGACCATCCCCTGACCCTGGCGACGCCGCGCGAGCATGCGCGCCGCGGCAGCCATGTCAGCTTCCTGCATCCGCAGGGCTACGCCGTGATGCAGGCGCTGATCGCGCGCGGGGTCATCGGCGATTATCGCGAACCTGAGCTGCTGCGCTTCGGGCTCACGCCCCTGTACCTGAGCCACGCCGATATCTGGGATGCCGTCGAGATCCTCCGGGAGGTGCTGGACACCCGCGCCTGGGACCGTCCCCAATACCGCGAGCGCGCCGCGGTGACCTGA
- a CDS encoding Lrp/AsnC family transcriptional regulator: MQLDAIDRRILDILQTEGRLSNQDLADRVALSPSACLRRVRALEDGGVIQGYRAVLDPRCLGLDFEAIVHVSLDQSQAGWHEAFVARLAGLEEVRQASIVTGSSNYVLQVRTRDLAAFSAFVVDKLNGIAGVREIHSHIVMRKVKDCGGVLPVGPAGLAGP, translated from the coding sequence ATGCAACTGGACGCCATCGATCGCCGCATCCTCGACATCCTGCAAACCGAAGGCCGCCTGAGCAACCAGGACCTGGCCGACCGGGTCGCGCTATCGCCGTCGGCCTGTCTGCGGCGCGTGCGCGCCCTGGAAGACGGCGGCGTCATCCAGGGCTACCGGGCGGTGCTGGATCCGCGCTGCCTGGGCCTGGACTTCGAGGCCATCGTGCACGTATCGCTGGATCAATCCCAGGCTGGCTGGCACGAGGCCTTCGTCGCGCGCCTGGCCGGGCTGGAGGAAGTGCGCCAGGCCAGCATCGTGACCGGCTCGTCGAACTATGTGCTGCAGGTGCGCACGCGCGACCTGGCGGCGTTCTCGGCCTTCGTGGTGGACAAGCTCAACGGCATCGCCGGCGTGCGCGAGATCCACTCGCACATCGTCATGCGCAAGGTGAAGGATTGCGGCGGCGTGTTGCCCGTGGGCCCGGCCGGCCTGGCCGGGCCATAG
- the dprA gene encoding DNA-processing protein DprA, whose protein sequence is MPLTHTRAELSAWLRLSQEPGVGPAAAYALLAALGMPEQIYAQGSATLARHVPQDVARQLRAPLSDEAAALIEQTLQWAEQPGHHILTLADPAYPQQLLTIADPPILLYVNGDPACLRRPAMAVVGARNATPGGQDNARAFARHLAGQGWCIVSGLALGIDAAAHEGALLAGEQGAGTVAVMGTGIDRIYPAAHRDLAHRIVQHGALVSELPLGTGAQRHHFPRRNRLVAGLARGVLVVEAARQSGSLITARLAGESGREVFAIPGSIHSPLSRGCHALIRQGAKLVETVQDIADELGGAGPAASARTAPPARPAPPHPLLDALGFDPLHLDALQARTGMDAASLNAQLLELELDGRVARVEGGRFQRLR, encoded by the coding sequence ATGCCGCTCACGCACACCCGCGCCGAACTCTCCGCCTGGCTGCGCCTGTCGCAGGAACCCGGCGTCGGTCCCGCCGCCGCCTATGCGCTGCTGGCCGCGCTGGGCATGCCCGAGCAGATCTACGCCCAAGGCAGCGCCACGCTGGCGCGCCATGTGCCGCAGGACGTCGCGCGCCAGCTGCGCGCGCCACTGTCCGACGAGGCCGCGGCGCTGATCGAACAAACGCTGCAATGGGCCGAGCAACCCGGCCACCACATCCTGACCCTGGCCGACCCCGCCTATCCGCAACAGCTGCTGACCATCGCCGACCCGCCCATCCTGCTGTACGTCAACGGCGACCCCGCCTGCCTGCGCCGGCCCGCCATGGCGGTGGTGGGCGCGCGCAACGCCACGCCCGGCGGGCAGGACAACGCACGCGCCTTCGCGCGCCACCTGGCCGGCCAGGGCTGGTGCATCGTCAGCGGCCTGGCCCTGGGCATCGACGCGGCGGCCCACGAAGGCGCGCTGCTGGCCGGCGAGCAGGGCGCCGGCACGGTGGCCGTGATGGGCACCGGCATCGACCGCATCTACCCCGCCGCGCACCGCGACCTGGCGCACCGCATCGTCCAGCACGGCGCGCTGGTCAGCGAACTGCCCCTGGGCACGGGCGCCCAGCGCCACCATTTTCCGCGCCGCAACCGCCTGGTGGCGGGCCTGGCGCGCGGCGTCCTGGTGGTCGAGGCGGCGCGCCAGAGCGGCTCGCTCATCACCGCGCGGCTGGCCGGCGAAAGCGGCCGCGAAGTGTTCGCCATCCCCGGCTCCATCCACTCGCCCCTGTCGCGCGGCTGCCATGCCCTGATCCGCCAGGGCGCCAAGCTGGTCGAAACCGTGCAGGACATCGCCGACGAGCTGGGCGGCGCGGGCCCGGCCGCCTCGGCGCGGACCGCCCCGCCGGCCCGGCCGGCGCCGCCCCACCCCCTGCTCGATGCGCTGGGCTTCGATCCCCTGCACCTGGATGCGCTGCAAGCCCGCACCGGCATGGACGCCGCCAGCCTGAACGCCCAGCTGCTGGAGCTGGAACTCGATGGCCGCGTCGCGCGCGTCGAGGGCGGCCGGTTCCAGCGCCTGCGCTAA
- a CDS encoding hydroxymethylglutaryl-CoA lyase yields MSQPSRVKIVEVSPRDGLQNEKEFIATDIKVELVDRLSAAGFQNVEAASFVSPKWVPQMADGAEVMARIARRPGTIYSVLTPNMKGLEGALAARADEIVIFGAASEAFSQKNINCSIAESIARFEPVAAAARQAGVRVRGSISCALGCPYQGEVPVEAVVDVARRFLALGCDEIDVADTIGVGTPRRVREVMDAVTRVVDPARVSGHFHDTYGQALANILAALETGIAIFHASASGLGGCPYAKGATGNVATEDVLYMLRGLDIETGIDFDAVVDIGQWISGHLQRKGSSRAGNAVAAKRAA; encoded by the coding sequence ATGTCCCAGCCCAGCCGCGTCAAGATCGTCGAAGTCTCGCCCCGCGACGGCTTGCAGAACGAGAAGGAATTCATCGCCACCGACATCAAGGTGGAACTGGTCGACCGCCTGAGCGCAGCCGGCTTCCAGAATGTCGAGGCCGCGTCGTTCGTATCGCCCAAGTGGGTGCCGCAAATGGCCGACGGCGCCGAGGTGATGGCGCGCATCGCGCGCCGGCCGGGCACGATTTATTCGGTGCTGACGCCCAACATGAAAGGGCTGGAAGGCGCCCTGGCCGCCCGCGCCGACGAAATCGTGATTTTCGGCGCGGCCAGCGAGGCGTTTTCGCAGAAGAACATCAACTGCTCGATCGCCGAATCCATCGCGCGCTTCGAGCCGGTGGCCGCCGCCGCCAGGCAGGCCGGCGTGCGGGTGCGCGGCAGCATCAGCTGCGCGCTGGGCTGTCCCTACCAGGGCGAAGTGCCGGTCGAGGCCGTGGTGGATGTGGCCCGGCGCTTTCTGGCGCTGGGCTGCGACGAAATCGACGTCGCCGACACCATAGGCGTGGGCACGCCGCGCCGGGTGCGCGAGGTCATGGACGCCGTCACGCGCGTGGTCGACCCGGCGCGCGTCTCGGGCCATTTCCACGACACCTACGGCCAGGCGCTGGCCAATATCCTGGCGGCCCTGGAGACCGGCATCGCCATCTTCCACGCCTCGGCATCGGGCCTGGGCGGATGCCCCTACGCCAAGGGCGCGACCGGCAACGTCGCCACCGAGGACGTGCTATACATGCTGCGCGGCCTGGACATCGAGACGGGCATCGATTTCGACGCCGTGGTCGATATCGGCCAGTGGATTTCGGGCCACCTGCAGCGCAAGGGCTCCAGCCGCGCTGGCAACGCCGTGGCGGCCAAGCGCGCGGCCTGA